In Zingiber officinale cultivar Zhangliang chromosome 8B, Zo_v1.1, whole genome shotgun sequence, a single genomic region encodes these proteins:
- the LOC122015791 gene encoding rRNA-processing protein FCF1 homolog, with protein sequence MGRAKKGPKFAVTKRLIGPKTLRKYKEEVLNPKKKDLEKEKLPRNVPGVSSALVFTYNAAICPPYRVIVDTNFINFSIQNKLDLEKGMMDCLYAKCTPCITDCVMAELEKLGQKYRVALRIAKDPRFDRLPCTHKGTYADDCIVDRVTQHKCYIVATCDRDLKRRIRKIPGVPIMYITRHRYSIEKLPEATIGGAPRY encoded by the exons ATGGGGCGAGCGAAGAAAGGTCCTAAGTTTGCAGTCACAAAGAGGCTTATCGGTCCTAAAACCCTCAGGAA atacaAGGAAGAGGTGTTGAATCCTAAAAAGAAGGATCTTGAAAAGGAGAAACTTCCTCGCAATGT GCCGGGTGTTTCCTCTGCATTGGTCTTCACATACAATGCTGCTATTTGCCCACCTTACAGGGTTATTGTGGACACCAATTTCATTAACTTCTCTATCCAAAATAAG TTGGATTTGGAGAAAGGCATGATGGATTGCCTCTATGCTAAAT GCACTCCATGCATCACAGATTGTGTTATGGCTGAGCTTGAAAAGTTGGGACAGAAGTATCGTGTGGCTTTAAG gaTTGCCAAAGATCCTAGATTTGATAGGTTACCATGTACACATAAAGGGACTTATGCTGATGATTGCATCGTTGACAGGGTTACTCAG CACAAATGCTATATTGTTGCAACATGCGATAGAGACTTGAAGCGAAGGATACGCAAG ATTCCCGGAGTGCCTATCATGTACATTACCAGACACAGGTATTCGATAGAGAAACTACCTGAAGCAACTATTGGCGGAG CGCCGCGGTATTGA